Genomic window (Bacteroidota bacterium):
GTACGGAAACAAGCGTCATGATACTGTTTACTGCGGTCATGCTTATGGATAAAGCTACATTTCCGCGCAGGAGATAGGTGATCAGATTGGATGTAGCTCCACCGGGTGATGCAGCAATAATGATTATACCGGTTTTTAATTCCGGGGGTAGTCCGGAAACTGACGCTATAAAAAATGCCAGCAAGGGTAAAAGGATCATCTGGCAGATCAATCCCAATATCATTCCGCGTGGTTTTATCAGTACCCTCTCAAAATCATTCAGAGAAAGGGATAAGCCCATACCGAACATCAGCAGTCCGAGCGAAGCAGGGAGGATATAAACCGAAAAGAATGACGTTGTCAAGTTGTTATTTGTTAACCTTTAAACATTCGACCATTTTTTCTGCAGCGTTTGCGGAAGCTCCTTTACCACCCAGTTTTTCTCTGAGAAGTTTGAAATTCCGTAACATACGGGTCCGGTATGTGTTGTCGTAAATCAGTGAAATCAGCTCTTCGCGGAGATTATCCGGCGTAAGGTTGTATTGTATCAGTTCTTTAACTACCATTTTGTCCATGATCAGATTCACCAGGGAAATATACTTTATCTTAACGATACTTCGTGCTATGGAATATGAAAACACATTTCCTTTATAGCAAACGACTTCAGGGACGTTCATCAAGGCTGTTTCCAATGTTGCAGTACCGGATGTGACCAGGGCAGCATCAGAGAACCGTAAAAGACTGTGCATTTGCCTGTAAACAATTTTCACACGGGAAGAGCCTGTAATCTTTTCATAAAACTCTTTGGGCAGGGAAGGGGCTGCAGCGATCACGAACTGGTGATCAGGAAAATCAGAGATGATTTTCAGCATGACCCTCAAAATGGCCGATACTTCCTGGCGGCGGCTTCCCGGGAGAAGGGCAATAATGGGTTTCTCCTCCAGCCCGTTTCTGCCTGTAAATATTTTGCGGTCTTCTTCGTCAAGGTCTTCCGGCAAAGCATCCAGGAGAGGATGCCCGACAAAATCAACAGGGTAATCGTATGAACGGTAAAAATCTTTTTCAAACGGAAGGATCACAAACATCCTGTCGACATCCCTTTTGATCTTATGCACTCTGGACTTTTTCCATGCCCATACCTGTGGTGAAATATAGTAAAATACACGAATGTTTTTTTCATGGGCAAATTCGGCAATTCTGAGGTTAAATCCCGGGTAATCGACAAGTATCAATACATCGGGCTGGTATTCCAGGATGTCGTTCTTACAAAATTTCAGGTTGCGCAATATTGTTTTCAGATTCAGTAGTACCTCAAGGAAACCCATGAAAGCGAGATCGCGGTAATGCTTAACCAGAAAACCGCCTTGTTCCTGCATGAGGTCGCCTCCCCAACACCTGAAACTTGCCTCCTGGTCCCTCAGCCTTAACTCTTTCATGAGATTTGAGGCGTGAAGATCACCCGATGCTTCCCCTGCAATAATGTAATACTTCATAATGTGTGTTGGCAATTAAATTGTTTACCGTATCCAGTCTTTATATAATGCAAAGAAAGCGATGATCAGAATAAATGTGACGACCAGTATTCCTCTTCCTGTTTTATCAAATTTCAGATTAACCAGGTAATAGCGCATCACAAGCAGGTTGACGGCAATGCCCAGCAATTCAAAAAATGGAGATCTTCGGGGACTGAATCCCGAAATACCTTCTTCAACCACCATCATGATGCCGGAAAGGATGAACCAGGTTAAAACAGGCAGCAGCAAACCCAATACGACACCAAGCATATATGAATTTTTCCTAAGCATGGTTTTCCCAGTGTTTAAAATGTTCCAGGAAGTGGTGAGCCGTTAAGTCGAAATGCACCGGAACCACCGAAACGTAATTATTCCGCAGAGCCCATTCATCGGTTTCCGGGTGGTCTTCCAGGAGTTCGAAAGTCCCCCGTAGCCAGAAATACTCCTTCTGAGCGGGATCTACCCTCAATTCATAGTCTTCCACCCAGCGTGAGCGGGCCTGGCGGCAGACTTTGATGCCTTTGATCTCGCTCCCGTTTATTGCAGGGATGTTCACATTAAGGCATATGTCTTTTGGTAGTCCGTCGCTAAGAACTTTCTCCGTAATTTTTTTAATGAATGCATCACAATGGCTGAAATCTGCATCATGGCTATAATCCAGGAGGCTAAACCCAATTGACGGAACTCCTCCAATAGCGCTTTCCAATGCTGCTGCCATGGTGCCGGAGTAAACTATATTCACGGCAGAGTTGGATCCATGATTGATGCCGGATACCATAAGATCCGGCTTGCCTTTTATCACGAATTGTTCTCCGAGTTTCACACAGTCTACGGGGGTACCGGTGCAGGCATACTTTTCAAATCCATCAATCTTTTCCAACAGTTTGAGCCGTAAAGGCTCACGGGCAGTAACTGCGTGACCTGTTCCTGACATTGGATGCAAGGGAGCAACTACCTTTACATCTCCAAGCTCACGCATTACCTTTATCAAAGCTTCGATACCCGGCGCTTCAACTCCATCGTCGTTCGTTACAAATATAAGCGGTCTTTTCTTCATTATATTAAGTTATATATTGGTTACACCGGCAGAGATAATGAATTTCATGACTTCCGCCGGATTTGTATCTAAAGGTTTAACATGTTCTGCCGGTACAATGAACAGATTGCCCGACCAGGCATAGGAATGGGGGAGATAAACGGCAACATACTTGTCTTCCAGCCCTAAAATCGATAAATCATTGTTGGTCACAAAACCGATCTTTTGCAAATTGGAATTCTGACTTATCGTTACCAGAACCGGTTCATTAAAACGTTTCTTCTTTCCAACAAATGCTTCAAGCAAATCCTTAATCGATGTATAAATGATTTTAATTAAAGGTGCTTTCGTAATGAACCTTTCCACTAAACCGGCAAGGGGTTTGAAAATAAATGATGATCCAAGAAATCCGATCAGGGTTATGGAAACCAGGATGATAAGCAAACCCAGTCCCGGTATGGTAAATCCCAGAAGGCTCTTGATATACTGCGTCAATAACCCATCAACATAAACAAAGGCAATATAGATAATGTAAATGGTAATGCTGATAGGCGCAAGAAACAACAATCCCTGGAAAAAATATCCAAGAAGGGCAGAAGCAAATTTTCGATGTTCCATGATTGAAATTTTTACAAAAATAAGATGTATTCCCCTGGTAAAGATAATCCCTTGGGTTCTTTAACCGAAATTGCTTTTAGCTGGGATTGCTTTTGTGTTAAAAAAATGAATAGAGCTCTTCATAAAGAGCCTTGACCGGCAATCCCATAACATTATAAAATGAACCGTTGATCTTTTCAATACCAATATATCCAATCCATTCCTGAATTCCATATGCCCCGGCTTTGTCGTAAGGGTGATAATGGTCGACATAGTATTCGATTTCTTCCTGCGATAGCTCTTTGAAGTAAACGTCGGTTTCCGTGAAGAACTGATGGGTTTTAACAATAGAACGCAAACATACCCCCGTGGTTACCACATGTTTTTTCCCGGAAATAGCTTGCAGAGCTTTTATAGCCTGTTCTCTGCCGCCGGGTTTGCCAATCAGTTTTTCATCAACGCTGACTACGGTATCGGCCGTAATCAACAGGGTATTATCGTTCAGTTCGGAAGAATCGAAGGCAAGGGATTTCAATAAGCTAAGATACAGCACTGTCTCCCGGGCATCAAGGTGTGGAGGGTGGTTTTCTTCTGTTTCCCTTACCTCAACATCAAATTCTATCCCCAGTTCTTTTAATAAAAATTGTCTTCTGGGTGACCCTGAAGCGAGTATGATCTTTTTTTCTTTAAGCTTATCCTTAAGGCTAATCATAACTTATAAATCCAAACAGATTAGTTCCATCGATAATATACCCGCCAGCATAATGATCTTTGCCAGGTTGCTTGCGGATCTCATGTTTTCAGGTTTTGCAGCTTTACCCAAAAGAACCAGGAGATAAATCATCAGGGGCTGAACCGTTATTAAAAGGTAAATCATTGTATATCGAAGCCCCCACTGCCATAGCTTAATCTGGGCAAGGGCAAGCAAAAGGATGATAATTACTCCTGTCAGGATGAGTATGGGTTTCATTCCTTTCATACCCAGAATCACCGGAAGGCTCCTGCTTCCGTATCTTTCGTCACCGATCATATCCTGGACATCCTTTATCCACTCCCGTAATAAGGTCATTAGAAACGCAAACAAGGCAATTGACCATACCAATGCATTGATGCGTTCAAGACCTCTGTAGACTTCCAGGTAAAGATCGGGCGAATTTCTTAATGCCATAAACTCAAACAGCCAAACGATCAGGATTACCAATGCCCCGAGGATGGCAATGATCAGATTCCCCCAAAAGAGCATGGTTTTATATCGTGTTGAATAAAACCACAATAAACCTGAAATGGCTGGAAATATAAGTCCCATTTGGAATGACCCGGTTTTCACTGAAATAATAAATCCCATTGCTGTAGCAATCGCATTAAGCAGAAGGTAGATTTTCCAAACCGTAGCAGGATTCAGTATTTCCCCAACCTTATTCCTTAACTTTCTGTTGATTCGATCAATGTCGGTATCCTGAAGATCGTTGATCATATATCCGCCTGCAGCGATACAAACTGTACTTATCATAAGAAGCACGAAAATCCAGGGATGCAGTTGCAGTCCTGTACCATAAACGTCGTAAATGGAACGGATAACGCAAAACCAGACCAGTAACTGTATTAGCACCAGTATCAGGAGGTTGGGTAGCCTGATGATCCCTGCCCAGGCTTGTACTTTTTTACCAATGAAATGCGCCATCATTCATCCATTTGTTTTGAACCTTCATTACCTGTTCAATAACATCACGTGCGCAGCCTTCACCACCCTTCAGATGTGATATATATATCGATATCCTTTTAATTTCATCGGCTGCATCGGCCGGACAAACAGGAATTCCAACTTCTTTCATGATCTCGTAATCGGGGATGTCATCGCCCATGTATAATACATGATCAAGGTCTATCTTATGTTTTTTGATATAATGGTTAAAGACGTCAAGTTTCTTTTCAACGCCCAGGAAAATATCGTTGATATTGAGTGCTTTAAATCGGTTATGCATGGAGGTTGATTTGCCACCTGAAATGATTACGATTCGGTAACCATTTTTTGCCGCAAGTTGCAGCGCATAACCGTCCTTAACGTTGGCAGTCCTCAAAGGCTCCCCGCTTTCCTGTAGAATAACAGTGCCATCCGTAAGAACACCATCATAATCAAAAACCAACGTGTTTACGTCTTTAAGGAGTTCTTTATAATTCTTCATATATTAAAATGGTCTTCAATTTTTCCGGATAATAGTTTGTATACTTCCTGAAAATCCTTGTTATTTCCAAGTTTTTCCAAATGTTTCCGGATTATTTCGTGGTCTTTTCTTTTGGCAGGACCTGTTTGAACATCACCGGGTTTATAATGCATTGCCTTGGTGGCGGTTTCTTTGATCAGTGGCTTCAGTAAATTAAAATCCAGATTGTTTTCTTCCAGGATTTTTTCCGCTATGAAATACATGTAATTAGTAAAATTACAGGCAAATACAGCCGCTATATGGAGAAGAAACCTCTGTTCTGAATTAACGGTTTTCACCTCTTTACTTATCTGTGTTGCCAAACCAATTAGTCTATTAATAACTTCATCATCACTTCCTTCAATCAGGATGGGTACTTCATTGAAGTTGACCGGATGATCGGAAGAAAAGGTTTGTAGTGGGTAAAATACCCCGTTATTATTTGATAATCCTGAAAGTGCCGATATAGGGAGAGAACCGGAAACATGGACTGTTATACCCGGGTTTAATGACAATCCTTGCGTTTGCTCCATAAATCCTGCATCGCTCAGACAAAAAAAATAAAATTCAGATGGGAGAAGCTGTCTGATATCGCTCACAGGGATAGAATTCCATTGATTGGCAAGTTTTTTGGCTTTGTCCGGGTTCCTTCCATAAACCTGTTTGATTTTTATGCCTTTTTGGAAAAATGCCTCACCAAGGTGCCTGGCAACATTGCCTGTTCCTATCATGATGACCTCCTGAATGGGCTTGATTTCCGCTTTTGCTGACATGCCAACGAAATTACAAATTAATTCGCTACGAAGCTGATCCGGTTTGTTTTTACCTCTTTTACTGTTTAACAGTCATTCGTAAATGTAAATATTCTATTCTTTCATGTCTCGAACCGTAACCTGGATTTTATATTGATGTATAAGGAATTGCCGATAAATCCTGAAAACAATACATAACTTTGTTTGTTAATAGAGTTGATGAAAATATTTAACAAAACATTCACTATTAATGTCAGGTTGCTACTCAATTAAGGATCTCGAAAGGTTAACCGGGATCAAAGCTCATACCATACGTATCTGGGAGAAGCGATATAATATTGTTCAGCCCGAAAGAACAGAGTCCAATATACGATGTTATTCCGACGAGAATCTGAAGAAATTGCTGAATGTTTCCATCCTGGTGAAAAACGGCTATAAAATATCCCGCATAGCCGATTTTGAAGATGCTGACATCAATGAGAAGATACTGGAAGTTTCCCGGATGAACAATCATCATTCCAATCAGGTAGAAAGCCTGATTGTTTCAATGATTGAACTGGATGAGTCTAAGTTTGAGAAAATTTTAAACACAGCCATTATTAAATTGGGATTTGAAAGCACCGTGTTTGAAATTATTTCCCCTTTGTTTGAAAAGATCGGAGTACTCTGGCAAACGGGTTCTATTAATCCGGCACAGGAACATTTTATATCCAATCTTATCCGCAGAAAACTCTTTGTAGCTATTGACGGACTTTCAACCTATTTTGAACCGGGAGCAAAAAAGGTTACCCTATATCTTCCAGAATGGGAACTTCATGAGATCGGACTTCTTTTATATGATTATCTGCTCAGAAAACACGGAATTAAAACTTTTTTCCTCGGGCAAAGTTTACCCATTCACGATCTGGTCGCGGTTTCCCGGGTGCAGGTGCCGGATTATATCCTGACTGTTTTTACATCTTCTCTTCCAGTAGAGGAATTGAATGATTATCTCCTGTATCTTTCTGGAAGTTTTCCCAATGTCAGTATTCTGGTGACCGGCATGCAAACTGTCCAGGAGGGGGTGAGAATTCCATCTAATGTTCTACGCTTTGATGGGGCAAAGGATTTCAAGGATAAGATCCTGGACAAACTCTGAGTTACTCCTTTATGATTTGATTTCTGCCAAGAACATCCTACCTGATTAATAAAACTACTCTTCTTTCAATAGTCCGGCTGTTTGAATTCTTTTCCTTGACCTAAAGGTTTATATCCAAAAAGGTAATAAGGTAAATCATTACTTTTGTTAATGCATTGATTTTAAATATATAACAATGCATGTGTATAGACGTAATTTAGATTTGTTTTTAGCGAATATAAATAACATAAATACAGCTATTTAAAAAATCTATTTAGAATTATTCAAAAAAAAGTGTCAAAATACTTGACAAGGGGTATATTTTTTGTTTAACTTTGCCAAAGAATTAATTAAACAAGTTAACCCAAAAAACTTAAACCATATGAGTACAATAGAATTCAATTATATGTTGACGGGGATGGAGAAGCAACTTGAATATTTTGCCAAGAGGCTTACCAACAACGAAGATGACGCAAAAGATCTTTTACAGGAAACTTACCTCAAAGCCCTTATATTCAGAGATAAGTTTGTACAGACTACCAATTTGAAAGCCTGGTTGTTCACTATTATGAAGAACATCTTCATCAACAATTACCGTCGAAACGTAAGGGCAAAAATGATTATGGACTCCACCGACAACATGTTTCACATCAATAGCTCTGATGATGTATCTCCCATTACACCGGATTCCCAATACTCTGAAAAAGAAATTCTCAAAAGAATATCACAGCTTGAGGATGATCACCGTATTCCTTTTGAAATGCACACCAAAGGATTTAAGTATAAAGAAATAGCCGAAGAGTTGGATATTTCGATTGGGACTGTTAAGAGCCGTATCTTCTTTGGCCGCAAGAAACTCATGGAATCACTGAAAGACTTCAGAAATTAGAGTTAACATTAAATTCATAAACGGGCAATGTCGTAATGGCATTGCTTTTTTTTTGCTCTCCGGATATTTCGAGAAACTTGAGTAAATTGTACAGAAATTTAGCTGCTATCGGTTTAATGCAGATTAATTATATACCGCGAAAAGCTTTTAAACCAAGACTTACGATGGGAACAATCTCCTGAGTAAAGCCTCCCGGTGGTCAAAGATCTTTACTACCCTGTTATCAACCGTTAGCCATTCGGCTAGTCGCCCCACAGGGCCTAAAGGTGCCTGGTAGTTTACAATATCCTCCATCTCCGTTTTATTTCCCGCTTTTCTGAAAATATGCTGGTGGTGCCAAACCTTGAAAGGGCCTGATAACTGTTCATCTACAAAATACCAGGGTTCTCTTACCTGGCTGATCTCGGTTATCCAGGTTAGTGGAATATTCCACATAGGCTTTACAGTATACCTTATTATAAGTCCTGCATAAATGGCTGGAGGCAAATCCGGGTTCATTATACGGAAATTCATCTCCTGCGGAGTTATTCTGGAAAGATTAGCCGGATTGGAAAAAAAGCTCCAGGCTTCTTCAATGCTTAGTGACAATATCTGTTTTCGGGTAAGTGTTTTCATTTTATTGTTTCTTAATATCAAATAAATGTTAAACAAAAATAACAGGCTTTTTCTTTGATATACAAATGTATAGGTTTAATTAATAAAATAATGTTTAATAAAAAAGCATAAAAGATAAACAAAATGACTTGGTTATTGTTTAGCTATTATAAATTAGATTTTATTAATTAACTAAAACCTTTTAACCAT
Coding sequences:
- a CDS encoding HAD hydrolase family protein, translating into MKNYKELLKDVNTLVFDYDGVLTDGTVILQESGEPLRTANVKDGYALQLAAKNGYRIVIISGGKSTSMHNRFKALNINDIFLGVEKKLDVFNHYIKKHKIDLDHVLYMGDDIPDYEIMKEVGIPVCPADAADEIKRISIYISHLKGGEGCARDVIEQVMKVQNKWMNDGAFHW
- the maf gene encoding septum formation protein Maf; protein product: MISLKDKLKEKKIILASGSPRRQFLLKELGIEFDVEVRETEENHPPHLDARETVLYLSLLKSLAFDSSELNDNTLLITADTVVSVDEKLIGKPGGREQAIKALQAISGKKHVVTTGVCLRSIVKTHQFFTETDVYFKELSQEEIEYYVDHYHPYDKAGAYGIQEWIGYIGIEKINGSFYNVMGLPVKALYEELYSFF
- a CDS encoding RNA polymerase sigma factor yields the protein MSTIEFNYMLTGMEKQLEYFAKRLTNNEDDAKDLLQETYLKALIFRDKFVQTTNLKAWLFTIMKNIFINNYRRNVRAKMIMDSTDNMFHINSSDDVSPITPDSQYSEKEILKRISQLEDDHRIPFEMHTKGFKYKEIAEELDISIGTVKSRIFFGRKKLMESLKDFRN
- a CDS encoding DUF2520 domain-containing protein; the encoded protein is MSAKAEIKPIQEVIMIGTGNVARHLGEAFFQKGIKIKQVYGRNPDKAKKLANQWNSIPVSDIRQLLPSEFYFFCLSDAGFMEQTQGLSLNPGITVHVSGSLPISALSGLSNNNGVFYPLQTFSSDHPVNFNEVPILIEGSDDEVINRLIGLATQISKEVKTVNSEQRFLLHIAAVFACNFTNYMYFIAEKILEENNLDFNLLKPLIKETATKAMHYKPGDVQTGPAKRKDHEIIRKHLEKLGNNKDFQEVYKLLSGKIEDHFNI
- a CDS encoding DUF502 domain-containing protein, with the protein product MEHRKFASALLGYFFQGLLFLAPISITIYIIYIAFVYVDGLLTQYIKSLLGFTIPGLGLLIILVSITLIGFLGSSFIFKPLAGLVERFITKAPLIKIIYTSIKDLLEAFVGKKKRFNEPVLVTISQNSNLQKIGFVTNNDLSILGLEDKYVAVYLPHSYAWSGNLFIVPAEHVKPLDTNPAEVMKFIISAGVTNI
- the surE gene encoding 5'/3'-nucleotidase SurE, coding for MKKRPLIFVTNDDGVEAPGIEALIKVMRELGDVKVVAPLHPMSGTGHAVTAREPLRLKLLEKIDGFEKYACTGTPVDCVKLGEQFVIKGKPDLMVSGINHGSNSAVNIVYSGTMAAALESAIGGVPSIGFSLLDYSHDADFSHCDAFIKKITEKVLSDGLPKDICLNVNIPAINGSEIKGIKVCRQARSRWVEDYELRVDPAQKEYFWLRGTFELLEDHPETDEWALRNNYVSVVPVHFDLTAHHFLEHFKHWENHA
- a CDS encoding MerR family transcriptional regulator is translated as MSGCYSIKDLERLTGIKAHTIRIWEKRYNIVQPERTESNIRCYSDENLKKLLNVSILVKNGYKISRIADFEDADINEKILEVSRMNNHHSNQVESLIVSMIELDESKFEKILNTAIIKLGFESTVFEIISPLFEKIGVLWQTGSINPAQEHFISNLIRRKLFVAIDGLSTYFEPGAKKVTLYLPEWELHEIGLLLYDYLLRKHGIKTFFLGQSLPIHDLVAVSRVQVPDYILTVFTSSLPVEELNDYLLYLSGSFPNVSILVTGMQTVQEGVRIPSNVLRFDGAKDFKDKILDKL
- a CDS encoding geranylgeranylglycerol-phosphate geranylgeranyltransferase — protein: MMAHFIGKKVQAWAGIIRLPNLLILVLIQLLVWFCVIRSIYDVYGTGLQLHPWIFVLLMISTVCIAAGGYMINDLQDTDIDRINRKLRNKVGEILNPATVWKIYLLLNAIATAMGFIISVKTGSFQMGLIFPAISGLLWFYSTRYKTMLFWGNLIIAILGALVILIVWLFEFMALRNSPDLYLEVYRGLERINALVWSIALFAFLMTLLREWIKDVQDMIGDERYGSRSLPVILGMKGMKPILILTGVIIILLLALAQIKLWQWGLRYTMIYLLITVQPLMIYLLVLLGKAAKPENMRSASNLAKIIMLAGILSMELICLDL
- a CDS encoding SRPBCC family protein, which codes for MKTLTRKQILSLSIEEAWSFFSNPANLSRITPQEMNFRIMNPDLPPAIYAGLIIRYTVKPMWNIPLTWITEISQVREPWYFVDEQLSGPFKVWHHQHIFRKAGNKTEMEDIVNYQAPLGPVGRLAEWLTVDNRVVKIFDHREALLRRLFPS
- the lpxB gene encoding lipid-A-disaccharide synthase, with the protein product MKYYIIAGEASGDLHASNLMKELRLRDQEASFRCWGGDLMQEQGGFLVKHYRDLAFMGFLEVLLNLKTILRNLKFCKNDILEYQPDVLILVDYPGFNLRIAEFAHEKNIRVFYYISPQVWAWKKSRVHKIKRDVDRMFVILPFEKDFYRSYDYPVDFVGHPLLDALPEDLDEEDRKIFTGRNGLEEKPIIALLPGSRRQEVSAILRVMLKIISDFPDHQFVIAAAPSLPKEFYEKITGSSRVKIVYRQMHSLLRFSDAALVTSGTATLETALMNVPEVVCYKGNVFSYSIARSIVKIKYISLVNLIMDKMVVKELIQYNLTPDNLREELISLIYDNTYRTRMLRNFKLLREKLGGKGASANAAEKMVECLKVNK